The proteins below are encoded in one region of Streptomyces spinoverrucosus:
- a CDS encoding roadblock/LC7 domain-containing protein — protein sequence MVHKGLGWLLDDLTERVEHVRHALVLSNDGLVTGASTGLRREDAEHLAAVASGLHSLAKGSGRHFGAGQVRQTMVEFDDAVLFVTAAGSGSCLCVLSAAEADIGQIAYEMTLLVNRVGEHLGVDARQPERSPSTDL from the coding sequence ATGGTGCACAAGGGACTGGGCTGGCTACTGGACGACTTGACCGAGCGCGTGGAACACGTGCGGCACGCACTCGTCCTGTCCAACGACGGACTGGTGACAGGGGCGAGCACGGGGCTCAGGCGCGAGGACGCCGAGCACCTCGCCGCCGTCGCGTCCGGACTGCACAGCCTGGCCAAGGGATCGGGACGCCACTTCGGCGCCGGGCAGGTGCGTCAGACAATGGTGGAGTTCGACGACGCGGTGCTGTTCGTCACGGCGGCCGGCAGCGGCAGCTGTCTGTGCGTACTCAGCGCTGCCGAGGCCGACATCGGCCAGATCGCCTACGAGATGACACTGCTCGTCAACCGGGTCGGCGAACACCTCGGCGTCGATGCACGACAACCTGAGCGGTCTCCCTCCACAGACCTCTGA
- a CDS encoding PPOX class F420-dependent oxidoreductase produces MAQKMTDTEWRAFVSQGTRTGKLSTVKADGSPHVAPIWFLLDGDEVVFNTSKSSVKGRNLARDGRVALCVDDDRPPFDFVVLQGQARLSEDLDELRLWATRIGARYMGEERAEEFGERNGMPGELLVRVTIDKVLAQKAVAG; encoded by the coding sequence ATGGCACAGAAGATGACCGACACGGAATGGCGGGCGTTCGTCTCACAGGGCACCCGCACCGGAAAGCTGTCGACCGTCAAGGCTGACGGGAGCCCGCATGTGGCGCCGATCTGGTTCCTGCTCGACGGGGACGAGGTGGTGTTCAACACCAGCAAGAGCAGCGTGAAGGGGCGCAATCTGGCCCGGGACGGGCGGGTCGCCCTTTGTGTGGACGACGACCGTCCGCCGTTCGACTTCGTTGTCCTCCAGGGGCAGGCCCGGCTGTCGGAGGATCTCGACGAACTCCGGCTGTGGGCCACCCGTATCGGCGCTCGGTACATGGGTGAGGAGCGCGCCGAGGAGTTCGGGGAACGCAACGGCATGCCCGGTGAACTCCTGGTCCGGGTCACGATCGACAAGGTCCTGGCACAGAAGGCCGTCGCCGGCTGA
- a CDS encoding DUF742 domain-containing protein, which yields MTEDIKGGPHEQGSQWYDGEAGPLVRPYAMTGGRTKPGPTGVRFDLIALVTLDPGAPQLDGDPMLGPEHRALIDLCRIETQSVAELAAGADLPVGVVRVLLGDLLELGCVTVSRPVPPAQLPDERILREVIDGLRAL from the coding sequence ATGACCGAGGACATCAAGGGCGGCCCGCACGAGCAGGGCAGCCAGTGGTACGACGGCGAGGCCGGCCCACTCGTCCGGCCCTACGCCATGACGGGCGGCCGCACCAAACCCGGCCCCACCGGGGTGCGCTTCGACCTCATCGCCCTGGTCACCCTCGACCCGGGCGCGCCCCAACTCGATGGCGACCCCATGCTCGGCCCCGAGCACCGGGCCCTCATCGACCTGTGCCGGATCGAAACCCAGTCGGTCGCCGAACTCGCCGCGGGCGCAGACCTCCCCGTCGGCGTCGTCCGGGTACTCCTCGGCGACCTCCTGGAACTCGGCTGCGTCACGGTCAGTCGTCCCGTACCCCCCGCACAGCTGCCCGACGAACGGATTCTGCGCGAGGTCATCGACGGACTGCGGGCGCTGTAG
- a CDS encoding DEAD/DEAH box helicase, protein MTLIDQLPQTADPDALYEAFESWAQDRGLTLYPHQEEALIEAVSGANVIVSTPTGSGKSMIAAGAHFAALARDEVTFYTAPIKALVSEKFFELCKLFGTENVGMLTGDASVNADAPVICCTAEVLASIALRDGKNADVGQVVMDEFHFYAESDRGWAWQIPLLELPQAQFVLMSATLGDVSMFEKDLTRRTGRPTSVVRSATRPVPLSYEYRRTPLTETLTELLETKQAPVYIVHFTQAQAVERAQALMSINMCSREEKDQIAELIGNFRFTTKFGRNLSRYVRHGIGVHHAGMLPKYRRLVEKLAQAGLLKVICGTDTLGVGVNVPIRTVLFTALTKYDGSRVRTLRAREFHQIAGRAGRAGFDTAGFVVAQAPEHVIENEKALAKAGDDPKKRRKVVRKKAPEGFVAWSEDTFEKLIASEPEPLTSRFRVTHTMLLSVIARPGNAFEAMRHLLEDNHEPRKQQLRHIRRAIAIYRSLLDGGIVEKLDKPDAEGRIARLTVDLQQDFALNQPLSTFALAAFELLDPESPSYALDMVSVVESTLDDPRQILAAQQNKARGEAVAAMKADGVEYEERMERLQDITYPKLLEELLFHAYNTYRKSHPWVGDHPLSPKSVVRDMYERALSFTELVSFYELARTEGIVLRYLASAYKALDHNIPDDLKSEDLEDLIAWLGEMVRQVDSSLLDEWEQLANPEEMTAEEAQERADEVKPVTTNTRAFRVLVRNAMFRRVELAALDQVEDLGELDAESGWDADAWGEAMDKYWDEYDDLGTGPDARGPKLLLIEEEPENGLWRVRQIFDDPNDDHDWGISAEIDLAASDAEGRAVVRVTDVGQL, encoded by the coding sequence GTGACCCTCATCGATCAGCTGCCGCAGACCGCCGACCCCGACGCCCTCTACGAAGCCTTCGAGTCGTGGGCGCAGGATCGCGGTCTCACGCTCTACCCCCACCAGGAGGAGGCGCTGATCGAGGCGGTCTCCGGCGCGAACGTGATCGTGTCGACGCCCACCGGCTCCGGCAAGAGCATGATCGCCGCGGGCGCCCACTTCGCCGCGCTGGCCCGGGACGAGGTCACCTTCTACACGGCTCCGATCAAGGCGCTGGTCTCGGAGAAGTTCTTCGAGCTGTGCAAGCTGTTCGGCACCGAGAACGTCGGCATGCTCACCGGCGACGCCTCCGTCAACGCCGACGCCCCGGTCATCTGCTGTACCGCCGAGGTGCTGGCCTCGATCGCGCTGCGCGACGGCAAGAACGCGGACGTCGGCCAGGTCGTCATGGACGAGTTCCACTTCTACGCGGAGTCGGACCGCGGCTGGGCCTGGCAGATCCCGCTGCTCGAACTGCCACAGGCGCAGTTCGTCCTCATGTCGGCCACCCTCGGCGACGTCTCGATGTTCGAAAAGGACCTCACGCGACGTACCGGCCGCCCGACCTCGGTGGTTCGCTCGGCGACGCGTCCGGTGCCGCTCTCCTACGAATACCGGCGCACCCCTCTCACGGAGACGCTGACCGAGCTGCTGGAGACCAAGCAGGCCCCCGTCTACATCGTGCACTTCACGCAGGCGCAGGCGGTGGAGCGGGCGCAGGCGCTGATGAGCATCAACATGTGCTCGCGTGAGGAGAAGGACCAGATCGCGGAGCTGATCGGCAACTTCCGCTTCACCACCAAGTTCGGCCGCAACCTCTCCCGTTACGTCCGGCACGGCATCGGCGTGCACCACGCCGGCATGCTGCCCAAGTACCGCCGCCTGGTGGAGAAGCTCGCCCAGGCCGGTCTGCTGAAGGTCATCTGCGGCACGGACACCCTGGGCGTCGGCGTCAACGTGCCCATCCGCACCGTGCTGTTCACCGCGCTGACCAAGTACGACGGCAGTCGGGTGCGCACGCTGCGGGCACGTGAGTTCCACCAGATCGCCGGACGCGCCGGGCGCGCGGGCTTCGACACGGCGGGTTTCGTGGTCGCCCAGGCTCCCGAGCACGTCATCGAGAACGAGAAGGCGCTGGCCAAGGCGGGCGACGACCCGAAGAAGCGCCGAAAGGTCGTCCGCAAGAAGGCGCCGGAGGGCTTTGTCGCCTGGAGCGAGGACACCTTCGAGAAGCTCATCGCCTCCGAGCCGGAGCCACTGACGTCCCGCTTCCGTGTCACCCACACGATGCTGCTGTCCGTGATCGCCCGGCCCGGCAATGCCTTCGAGGCCATGCGACACCTCCTGGAGGACAACCACGAGCCGCGCAAGCAGCAGCTGCGGCACATCCGGCGCGCGATCGCCATCTACCGTTCGCTGCTGGACGGCGGCATCGTCGAGAAACTGGACAAGCCGGACGCAGAGGGCCGCATCGCCCGCCTCACCGTGGATCTTCAGCAGGACTTCGCGCTCAACCAGCCGCTGTCGACCTTCGCGCTCGCCGCCTTCGAGCTGCTGGACCCCGAATCGCCGTCGTACGCCCTGGACATGGTGTCCGTCGTGGAGTCCACGCTGGACGATCCGCGGCAGATCCTCGCCGCCCAGCAGAACAAGGCGCGCGGCGAGGCCGTGGCCGCGATGAAGGCGGACGGCGTCGAGTACGAGGAGCGCATGGAGCGCCTTCAGGACATCACCTACCCGAAGCTGCTGGAAGAGCTGCTCTTCCACGCGTACAACACGTACCGCAAGAGCCACCCCTGGGTCGGCGACCATCCGCTGTCGCCGAAGTCCGTCGTCCGGGACATGTACGAACGGGCCCTGTCCTTCACCGAGTTGGTGTCCTTCTACGAGCTGGCCCGCACCGAGGGCATCGTGCTGCGCTACCTCGCCAGCGCCTACAAGGCCCTCGACCACAACATCCCGGACGACCTCAAGTCCGAGGACCTGGAGGACCTGATCGCCTGGCTCGGCGAGATGGTGCGCCAGGTCGACTCCAGCCTGCTGGACGAGTGGGAGCAGCTCGCCAACCCGGAGGAGATGACCGCCGAGGAGGCACAGGAGCGGGCCGACGAGGTCAAGCCGGTCACCACCAACACGCGCGCCTTCCGGGTCCTGGTCCGCAACGCCATGTTCCGCCGAGTGGAGCTCGCCGCCTTGGACCAGGTCGAGGACCTGGGCGAACTGGACGCCGAGTCCGGCTGGGACGCCGACGCCTGGGGCGAGGCGATGGACAAGTACTGGGACGAGTACGACGACCTCGGCACCGGCCCCGACGCCCGCGGCCCCAAGCTGCTGCTGATCGAGGAGGAGCCGGAGAACGGGCTGTGGCGCGTCCGGCAGATCTTCGACGACCCCAACGACGATCACGACTGGGGCATCAGCGCCGAGATCGACCTTGCGGCCTCCGACGCCGAAGGCCGTGCCGTGGTCCGCGTCACCGACGTCGGCCAGCTGTGA
- a CDS encoding acyl-CoA thioesterase, whose product MTNPAERLVDLLDLEQIEVNIFRGRSPQESLQRVFGGQVAGQALVAAGRTTEGDRPVHSLHAYFLRPGRPGVPIVYQVERVRDGRSFTTRRVTAVQQGRTIFNLTASFHKPEEGSFEHQLPPAREVPDPESLPTVVDEIRGHLGALPEQLERMARRQPFDIRYVDRLRWTPEEVKDAEPRSAVWMRAVGPLGDDPLVHTCALTYASDMTLLDAVRIPVEPLWGPRGFDMASLDHAMWFHRPFRADEWFLYDQESPIATGGRGLARGRIYDLEGRLLVSVVQEGLFRAL is encoded by the coding sequence ATGACAAACCCGGCCGAGAGGCTCGTCGACCTGCTCGACCTGGAGCAGATCGAGGTCAACATATTCCGCGGCCGCAGCCCCCAGGAGTCGCTGCAGCGGGTCTTCGGCGGCCAGGTGGCCGGCCAGGCGCTGGTCGCCGCCGGGCGCACCACGGAGGGCGACCGCCCGGTGCACTCGCTGCACGCGTACTTCCTGCGCCCCGGACGGCCGGGCGTGCCGATCGTGTACCAGGTCGAACGGGTCCGGGACGGGCGGTCGTTCACGACGCGCCGGGTCACGGCCGTGCAGCAGGGCCGCACGATCTTCAATCTCACCGCCTCCTTTCACAAGCCTGAGGAAGGGAGCTTCGAGCACCAGCTGCCGCCGGCCCGCGAGGTACCGGACCCGGAGTCTTTGCCGACGGTCGTCGACGAGATCCGGGGGCATCTGGGTGCGCTGCCCGAGCAGTTGGAGCGGATGGCACGGCGCCAGCCGTTCGACATCCGCTATGTGGACCGGCTGCGCTGGACGCCCGAGGAGGTCAAGGACGCCGAGCCGCGCAGCGCCGTGTGGATGCGCGCGGTCGGACCACTCGGCGACGACCCGCTGGTGCACACCTGCGCCCTGACCTACGCCAGCGACATGACCCTGCTGGACGCCGTACGCATCCCGGTCGAGCCCCTGTGGGGTCCGCGCGGCTTCGACATGGCGTCGTTGGACCACGCGATGTGGTTCCACCGGCCGTTCCGGGCGGATGAGTGGTTCCTGTACGACCAGGAGTCACCGATCGCGACCGGCGGGCGAGGTCTCGCTCGCGGGCGCATCTACGACCTGGAGGGCCGTCTGCTGGTGTCGGTCGTCCAAGAGGGGCTGTTCAGGGCGCTGTAG
- a CDS encoding IS110 family transposase has product MDVLHERCAGVDISKKDAKVCVRTPTAKRRGSFTTETTTWGSTTNAVLALRDHLLAAEVTLVVIEATSDYWKPFYYLLSEDLAVILVNARQVKNLPGRKTDVSDAAWLAQLGAHGLVRPSFVPDQPVRELRDLTRARTQLTRERGQIVQRLEKLLEDTGIKLAAVASDIMGVSGRAMLEALVSGEREPQTLAELAKRKLRNKIPELTEALTGRFRDHHAFLVRLHLDHYDQLTDAVGQLDARIEEAMAPFRGALDLLDTIPGINRAVAEVIVAETGGDMARFASARHLASWAGVCPGHHESAGRTKNTKVRPGNPYLKGALGLAAFGAVRTKDTYLQARYKRLTARRGPLRALVAVEHSIITAIWHMLTDHVTYRELGGAYFTQRDPERATRRAINALNQLGYTVTLNPLGTTA; this is encoded by the coding sequence GTGGACGTGCTGCACGAACGCTGCGCTGGTGTGGACATCAGCAAGAAGGACGCCAAGGTGTGCGTTCGCACGCCGACTGCGAAACGGCGGGGGTCGTTCACCACCGAGACCACGACGTGGGGTTCGACGACGAACGCGGTCCTTGCGCTGCGGGATCACCTGCTCGCCGCCGAGGTCACCCTGGTGGTGATCGAGGCAACCAGCGACTACTGGAAACCGTTCTACTACCTGCTGTCCGAGGACTTGGCCGTGATCCTGGTCAACGCCCGGCAGGTCAAGAACCTGCCCGGCCGCAAGACCGACGTCTCCGATGCGGCCTGGCTGGCCCAGCTCGGCGCCCACGGCCTGGTCAGGCCGTCGTTCGTGCCCGACCAGCCCGTGCGTGAACTGCGGGACCTGACCCGCGCCCGCACCCAGCTCACCCGCGAGCGCGGCCAGATCGTCCAGCGCCTGGAGAAGCTGCTGGAGGACACCGGGATCAAACTTGCCGCGGTTGCCTCCGACATCATGGGCGTCTCCGGCCGGGCCATGCTGGAGGCTCTCGTCTCGGGCGAACGCGAACCACAGACCCTCGCGGAGCTGGCCAAACGCAAGCTCCGCAACAAGATTCCCGAACTCACCGAGGCCCTGACCGGCCGCTTCCGCGACCATCATGCCTTCCTGGTCCGGCTGCACCTGGACCACTACGACCAGCTCACGGATGCGGTCGGGCAGCTGGATGCGCGGATCGAGGAGGCGATGGCCCCCTTTCGAGGCGCCCTCGACCTGCTCGACACCATCCCCGGGATCAACCGCGCGGTCGCCGAGGTGATCGTCGCGGAGACCGGCGGCGACATGGCCCGCTTCGCCTCCGCCCGGCACCTCGCCTCCTGGGCCGGGGTCTGCCCCGGCCACCACGAGTCCGCCGGCCGCACCAAGAACACCAAGGTCCGCCCCGGCAATCCCTACCTGAAGGGAGCACTCGGGCTCGCGGCGTTCGGCGCGGTGAGAACCAAAGACACCTACCTGCAAGCCCGTTACAAGCGGCTCACCGCCCGCCGCGGCCCGCTCAGGGCCCTGGTCGCCGTCGAGCACTCGATCATCACCGCGATCTGGCACATGCTCACCGACCACGTCACCTACCGCGAGCTCGGCGGCGCCTACTTCACCCAGCGCGACCCCGAACGCGCCACCCGCCGCGCGATCAACGCCCTCAACCAGCTCGGCTACACCGTCACCCTCAACCCGCTGGGAACCACAGCCTGA
- a CDS encoding roadblock/LC7 domain-containing protein — protein sequence MIQDPGMRAAQRSGELDWLLDDLVLRVNEVRHAVVLSTDGLAVGASTGLGREDAEHLAAVASGFHSLAKGAGRHFGAGGVRQTMVEMDDAFLFVAAAGDGSCLAVLTAVTADIGLVAYEMARLVKRVGEHLYTAPRMSARPPAAG from the coding sequence ATGATCCAGGACCCCGGCATGAGAGCGGCCCAGCGGTCCGGCGAACTCGACTGGCTGCTGGACGACTTGGTGCTGCGCGTGAACGAGGTACGGCACGCCGTGGTGCTCTCCACCGACGGACTCGCCGTGGGCGCCTCGACCGGCCTCGGCCGTGAGGACGCCGAACACCTCGCCGCCGTCGCCTCCGGCTTCCACAGCCTGGCCAAGGGCGCCGGCCGGCACTTCGGCGCCGGCGGCGTGCGCCAGACCATGGTGGAGATGGACGACGCGTTCCTGTTCGTGGCTGCCGCCGGCGACGGCTCCTGCCTGGCCGTCCTCACCGCCGTCACCGCCGACATAGGCCTGGTGGCGTACGAGATGGCACGGCTGGTCAAGCGCGTCGGCGAGCACCTGTACACGGCGCCGCGCATGAGCGCGCGGCCGCCGGCCGCCGGATGA
- a CDS encoding metal-dependent hydrolase, which translates to MMGPAHSLSGAAAWLGVGAAATAAGHGMPWPVLLSGALICAGAALAPDLDHKAATISRSFGPLSRWLCEIVDKLSYAVYKATKKQGDPRRSGGHRTLTHTWLWAVLIGGGTSVLAITGGRWAVLAILFVHLVLAIEGLLWRATRGASADVLVWLLAATSSWIIAGVLDQPGNGADWLFTAPGQEYLWLGLPIVLGALVHDIGDALTVSGCPILWPIPVGRKRWYPIGPPKAMRFRAGSWVELKVLMPAFMVLGGVGGAAALNVI; encoded by the coding sequence ATGATGGGACCAGCACACTCTCTCTCGGGCGCCGCGGCCTGGCTCGGCGTCGGAGCCGCCGCCACGGCGGCAGGTCATGGAATGCCCTGGCCGGTCCTGCTGTCCGGCGCGCTGATCTGTGCCGGCGCCGCCCTCGCCCCCGACCTCGACCACAAGGCCGCCACCATCTCGCGATCCTTCGGACCGCTGTCGCGCTGGCTCTGCGAGATCGTCGACAAGCTCTCGTACGCCGTCTACAAGGCCACGAAGAAGCAGGGCGACCCGCGTCGCTCCGGCGGGCACCGCACCCTCACGCACACCTGGCTGTGGGCGGTCCTGATCGGCGGCGGCACCTCCGTGCTGGCGATCACCGGGGGGCGCTGGGCGGTGCTGGCGATCCTCTTCGTCCACCTGGTACTGGCCATCGAGGGCCTGCTGTGGCGGGCGACCCGGGGTGCCAGTGCCGACGTCCTGGTGTGGCTGCTGGCCGCGACCAGCTCCTGGATCATCGCCGGTGTCCTGGACCAGCCGGGCAACGGGGCGGACTGGCTGTTCACGGCGCCGGGCCAGGAGTACCTGTGGCTGGGGCTGCCGATCGTGCTCGGCGCACTGGTGCACGACATCGGGGACGCGCTCACCGTCTCGGGTTGCCCGATACTCTGGCCGATTCCGGTGGGGCGCAAGCGCTGGTACCCGATCGGGCCGCCGAAGGCCATGCGGTTCCGCGCGGGCAGCTGGGTGGAGCTCAAGGTGCTGATGCCGGCGTTCATGGTGCTCGGGGGAGTGGGCGGCGCGGCGGCACTGAACGTGATCTGA
- a CDS encoding type B 50S ribosomal protein L31 yields the protein MQQDKQPDYHPVVFRDRAAGYAFLTRSTASSEQTIEWDDGETYPVVDVEISSESHPFYTGKARTVDTEGRVARFERRYGEGARQGSD from the coding sequence ATGCAGCAGGACAAGCAACCCGACTACCACCCCGTCGTCTTCCGGGACCGCGCCGCCGGCTACGCCTTCCTGACCCGGTCCACCGCCAGCAGCGAGCAGACCATCGAGTGGGACGACGGCGAGACCTACCCCGTGGTGGACGTCGAGATCTCCTCGGAAAGCCACCCGTTCTACACCGGCAAGGCCCGCACGGTGGACACCGAGGGCCGCGTCGCCCGCTTCGAGCGCCGATACGGGGAAGGCGCGCGTCAGGGCTCCGACTGA
- a CDS encoding DUF5709 domain-containing protein: MNSADGWGDDVYQPDGSEQREDTGLLDGEDTLENDGVTDPLDRGWSPPERPWAVEHTGVTAAERVRGETLDQRLAEELPELPVPDGDGIGDSDDTDGELLDNEVGATRSGRLVAPDEGAHEDDEEALVATDVGIDGAAASAEEAAIHIVDEDALSG; this comes from the coding sequence GTGAACAGCGCCGACGGATGGGGAGACGACGTCTACCAGCCCGATGGATCCGAGCAGCGGGAGGACACGGGGCTGCTCGACGGCGAAGACACCCTTGAGAACGACGGTGTCACCGACCCCCTGGACCGGGGTTGGTCCCCTCCGGAGCGGCCGTGGGCGGTGGAGCACACCGGTGTGACGGCGGCCGAGCGAGTGCGGGGAGAGACCCTGGACCAGCGGCTGGCCGAGGAGCTGCCCGAACTGCCCGTGCCCGACGGGGACGGCATCGGCGACAGCGACGACACCGACGGGGAACTCCTGGACAACGAGGTCGGCGCCACCCGGTCCGGGCGGCTCGTCGCCCCGGACGAGGGCGCCCACGAGGACGACGAGGAGGCGCTGGTGGCCACCGACGTCGGCATCGACGGCGCTGCCGCCTCCGCCGAGGAGGCCGCCATCCACATCGTCGACGAGGACGCCCTGTCCGGCTGA
- a CDS encoding GTP-binding protein — protein sequence MVSETSDATEGETTALALKILVAGGFGVGKTTLVGAVSEIRPLRTEELLSEAGQLVDDTDGVDRKVTTTVAMDFGRITIRSGLSLYLFGTPGQDRFWFLWDELSQGALGAVVLADTRRLEDCFPAVDYFEHRHIPFVVAVNCFAGARTYGAQDVCRALDLDQGTPVVLCDARDKDSGKEVLIRLVEYAGRMHTARLLDSVS from the coding sequence ATGGTCTCCGAGACGTCCGACGCCACCGAGGGCGAGACCACCGCCCTGGCGTTGAAGATACTGGTCGCCGGCGGATTCGGCGTGGGCAAGACCACCCTGGTGGGCGCGGTCAGTGAGATCAGGCCGCTGCGCACCGAGGAACTGCTGAGCGAGGCCGGTCAGTTGGTGGACGACACCGACGGCGTGGACCGCAAGGTCACGACGACGGTCGCCATGGACTTCGGCCGCATCACCATCCGCTCCGGTCTCTCCCTCTACCTGTTCGGTACGCCGGGACAGGACCGCTTCTGGTTCCTCTGGGACGAGCTGTCGCAGGGAGCGCTGGGCGCGGTCGTCCTGGCCGACACCCGGCGCCTGGAGGACTGCTTCCCAGCGGTGGACTACTTCGAGCACCGGCACATCCCATTCGTGGTGGCCGTCAACTGCTTCGCCGGCGCCCGCACCTACGGCGCCCAGGACGTCTGCCGCGCCCTGGACCTTGACCAGGGAACGCCGGTCGTGCTCTGCGACGCGCGCGACAAGGACTCGGGGAAGGAGGTGCTGATCCGCCTCGTCGAGTACGCCGGACGGATGCACACCGCCCGGCTACTCGACTCCGTGAGCTGA